Proteins from a genomic interval of Treponema succinifaciens DSM 2489:
- the nrdR gene encoding transcriptional regulator NrdR, with protein sequence MRCPYCGSFDDKVTESRQMANGESIRRRRQCISCGHRFTSYEKIEEKPFMVVKRDGRRQPFDIKKVAKGIERALEKRPVSTDFIDLIVNEIEDEAYTAGKLKREISTEEIGELVLKKLNSVDKVAYIRFASVYRHFTNLEEFITEVKKISER encoded by the coding sequence ATGAGATGCCCCTACTGCGGAAGTTTTGACGACAAAGTTACCGAATCCCGGCAAATGGCAAACGGCGAAAGCATACGAAGAAGACGACAGTGCATTTCGTGCGGACACAGATTCACAAGCTACGAAAAAATAGAAGAAAAGCCTTTCATGGTTGTAAAGCGCGACGGAAGAAGACAGCCATTCGACATAAAAAAAGTCGCAAAGGGAATTGAACGTGCACTGGAAAAACGTCCGGTTTCAACAGACTTTATAGACTTGATTGTAAACGAAATTGAAGACGAGGCATACACAGCCGGAAAACTCAAACGCGAAATTTCAACAGAGGAAATCGGAGAACTTGTTCTAAAAAAACTTAATTCCGTAGACAAAGTCGCATACATTCGTTTCGCAAGCGTGTACCGCCATTTTACAAATCTTGAGGAATTCATAACCGAAGTAAAAAAAATCTCCGAAAGGTAA
- a CDS encoding polysaccharide biosynthesis protein encodes MNKIEGRLYIIGAGFAGQMIANDIAKKKVFGTVSAFLDDDKNLIGTKIDGIPVIGPIDSIADVLRVNGADQAVIAIPSAPVERIRKIYSSLKKCGFFQIKILPSISQVIDEKAHIIQARDINPLDILGRTPVTIPLAKSLSYLRGKRVLITGAGGSIGSELARQLLSGGAERLYLFGHGENSIVNIYRELHVLQDEGVGQKASIVPIIGDMKDREYVKYIISHTHADVIFHCAAYKHVPMMEENSIAAIENNVFGTKNLLDAALESGTEKFVLISTDKAVEPVSVYGASKMLCEKLVIQAAQNAKKNQAFMFVRFGNVLGSRGSILPIFMEQIQNGGPVTVTDPQMERYFMTIPEACSLVLQTGGVGTNGASYLLDMGEPIKILELAKQVIKFSGFTPDKEIKIQFIGARKGERLEEPLWLKEENPEPTEYKKILKLTNISPKNFSLDKLIDSLNPICVLSKGKEELYRNSGELKKILRKAVPTLDEFYKREENLSAKNEKSYAKAVL; translated from the coding sequence ATGAATAAAATCGAAGGCAGACTATATATAATAGGCGCAGGCTTTGCCGGACAAATGATTGCAAACGACATTGCGAAAAAAAAAGTCTTTGGAACAGTTTCTGCGTTTCTCGATGATGATAAAAATTTAATCGGAACAAAAATTGACGGCATACCTGTTATAGGTCCGATTGACAGTATTGCGGACGTTTTGCGTGTAAACGGAGCAGACCAAGCCGTAATTGCAATTCCAAGCGCACCAGTTGAAAGAATCAGAAAAATTTATTCCTCCTTAAAAAAATGCGGATTTTTTCAGATAAAAATTCTGCCTTCAATAAGCCAAGTCATTGACGAAAAAGCCCACATAATTCAAGCCCGCGATATAAATCCGCTGGACATTCTAGGAAGAACTCCAGTAACAATTCCGCTTGCAAAAAGCCTTTCGTATTTAAGAGGAAAACGTGTTCTAATAACAGGAGCAGGCGGCTCAATCGGCAGCGAGCTTGCACGTCAGCTTCTTTCAGGCGGAGCAGAACGGCTTTATCTTTTTGGACACGGCGAGAATTCAATTGTAAATATTTACAGGGAACTTCATGTTCTTCAGGATGAAGGCGTAGGACAAAAGGCTTCAATTGTTCCAATAATCGGCGACATGAAAGACAGGGAATACGTAAAGTACATAATTTCTCACACTCATGCTGATGTTATCTTTCACTGTGCCGCATACAAACATGTTCCAATGATGGAAGAGAATTCTATAGCCGCAATTGAAAACAATGTATTCGGAACAAAGAATCTTCTGGATGCCGCGCTTGAATCTGGAACTGAAAAATTCGTGCTTATTTCAACAGACAAAGCCGTTGAGCCTGTAAGCGTTTACGGCGCAAGCAAAATGCTATGTGAAAAACTTGTAATTCAAGCCGCGCAAAACGCAAAGAAAAACCAAGCGTTTATGTTTGTCCGCTTCGGAAATGTTCTTGGAAGCCGAGGCTCAATTCTTCCTATTTTTATGGAGCAGATTCAAAACGGAGGTCCTGTAACTGTAACCGATCCACAAATGGAACGCTACTTTATGACAATTCCAGAGGCCTGCTCTCTTGTGCTTCAGACTGGAGGCGTTGGAACAAACGGAGCATCGTACCTTTTGGACATGGGCGAGCCTATAAAAATTCTGGAGCTTGCAAAGCAGGTAATAAAGTTTTCTGGATTTACGCCGGACAAAGAAATAAAAATTCAGTTTATCGGAGCAAGAAAAGGCGAACGCTTGGAAGAACCTTTGTGGCTAAAAGAAGAAAATCCTGAGCCTACAGAATACAAAAAAATTCTAAAGCTCACAAATATTTCTCCTAAAAATTTTTCACTTGATAAGTTGATTGATTCTTTAAATCCAATCTGCGTGCTTTCTAAAGGTAAAGAAGAACTTTACAGGAACAGTGGTGAACTGAAAAAAATTCTAAGAAAAGCAGTTCCAACCCTTGACGAATTTTACAAG